One Leisingera sp. M658 genomic window carries:
- a CDS encoding HigA family addiction module antitoxin, which translates to MATHSNQFQPDFAPKAPGEYLKMFLEERGIKIVDFARRTGRPTKTISEIISGTASITPDTALQFEKALGDSASFWLNLQTKYQLSQARAKDQAAAKDEVTVAWAKKFNINEMLRLRLLENKPSNGLLVDAILRAFGVSSVPAWEAHWNERLSLSRFKQQEHAKIDPYNVAVWLRCGELIANEIETAPHSASGFRTALTKARDMTKSPFRKSSKSLVDDCAEVGVAIAFVPSVPKTGLRGCAYWASKDKAVIAVSDRMKSEERMWFSFFHEACHILEHSKRAVFIDHDQNNADQTLDVDIEQEADNFAAEFLVTSRVVNAFRNSFSISHHAISEDSFRAFAKQNDVSAGLLLERLQYEGIIPQNSRLNSKIKRKLEFQL; encoded by the coding sequence ATGGCGACGCATTCAAACCAATTTCAGCCAGATTTTGCCCCCAAGGCACCGGGCGAATATTTGAAGATGTTTCTCGAAGAACGAGGAATAAAAATAGTTGATTTCGCGCGGCGGACCGGTAGACCGACCAAAACAATCAGCGAGATCATTTCAGGAACTGCTTCTATCACTCCAGACACTGCTTTGCAGTTTGAGAAAGCTCTGGGAGATAGTGCAAGTTTTTGGCTTAATCTGCAGACTAAGTACCAACTTTCCCAAGCTCGTGCAAAGGACCAAGCTGCGGCCAAAGATGAGGTCACTGTTGCTTGGGCCAAAAAATTCAACATTAATGAGATGCTTCGTCTGAGACTGTTAGAAAACAAGCCGAGCAACGGCTTGCTTGTCGATGCCATCTTGCGCGCTTTTGGTGTCAGCAGTGTTCCAGCGTGGGAGGCACATTGGAACGAACGGCTCAGTCTTTCGCGCTTTAAACAACAAGAACACGCGAAAATCGATCCATATAACGTCGCTGTTTGGCTTCGATGCGGCGAACTGATTGCCAACGAAATCGAAACCGCGCCGCATTCTGCTTCTGGATTTCGAACCGCGCTCACGAAAGCCAGGGATATGACCAAGAGCCCGTTCCGAAAGTCCTCGAAGTCTCTAGTAGATGACTGCGCGGAAGTTGGCGTAGCAATTGCATTCGTTCCCTCTGTACCCAAGACCGGGTTAAGGGGATGTGCATATTGGGCAAGCAAAGACAAGGCCGTCATTGCAGTGAGCGACAGAATGAAATCTGAAGAAAGAATGTGGTTTTCGTTCTTCCATGAGGCCTGCCATATTCTGGAACATAGCAAGCGTGCTGTTTTTATTGATCATGATCAGAATAATGCAGACCAAACCTTGGACGTTGATATTGAACAGGAAGCCGACAACTTCGCTGCCGAGTTTCTAGTTACAAGCCGGGTGGTCAACGCCTTTCGCAACAGCTTTTCAATAAGTCATCATGCTATCAGCGAAGACAGTTTTCGAGCATTTGCAAAGCAGAACGATGTATCTGCAGGGCTCCTATTGGAGAGGCTTCAATACGAAGGGATTATCCCTCAAAACTCGCGCCTTAACTCAAAGATAAAGAGAAAGCTCGAGTTTCAATTGTAG
- a CDS encoding multiubiquitin domain-containing protein — MKNIDANLNSMFFITLRVVQTISLMMAKEGIQPMNKHTGKMTFRVRIADENLNFKDHAFDDPKVLGRQLIEAAGGHPVDEHVAIAILPNGDFEDIRLDESYDLRGRGVEKVLVARSDRSFKFKIDDADLEWPRACISGFVLRKLAKLPPNYNLWQEIPGQHDKKITDTDVINLADAGVERFVSLIDQTTEGDALPSKDQTYLSGHGYEFEVVTEGVNTGIVLKGLPLPDGKYEHTAADVLILLPRGYPDCPPDMFYVAPKLTLAGTGQVPKACTVEHRFGGRVWQRWSRHNNAWRPGIDGLQTMVARVQTALAEAQA, encoded by the coding sequence ATGAAAAACATTGACGCGAATCTCAATTCCATGTTCTTCATAACCCTAAGGGTGGTGCAAACCATCTCTTTGATGATGGCAAAAGAAGGAATTCAGCCAATGAACAAGCATACAGGTAAGATGACGTTCCGGGTTCGGATCGCCGATGAAAACCTCAACTTCAAAGATCATGCCTTCGACGATCCCAAAGTGCTGGGGCGTCAGTTGATCGAAGCTGCCGGTGGTCACCCGGTCGACGAGCATGTGGCCATCGCGATCCTGCCCAATGGCGACTTCGAAGACATCCGGCTCGACGAAAGCTATGACCTGCGCGGTCGGGGTGTCGAGAAGGTGCTGGTGGCCCGTTCGGATCGGAGCTTCAAGTTCAAGATCGACGACGCCGATCTCGAATGGCCCCGGGCTTGCATCAGTGGCTTCGTGCTGCGCAAGCTGGCCAAATTGCCGCCCAACTACAACCTGTGGCAAGAGATCCCGGGACAGCATGACAAAAAGATCACCGATACGGATGTTATCAATCTGGCCGATGCCGGTGTTGAGCGGTTCGTGTCGCTGATCGATCAGACGACGGAAGGGGATGCCCTTCCGTCAAAAGATCAGACCTATCTTTCCGGTCATGGTTACGAGTTCGAAGTGGTGACAGAGGGTGTCAACACGGGGATCGTCCTGAAGGGCCTGCCGCTGCCGGACGGCAAGTACGAACACACGGCGGCAGATGTTCTGATCCTGCTTCCCAGGGGATATCCGGACTGCCCGCCCGACATGTTCTACGTCGCGCCGAAGTTGACTTTGGCAGGCACCGGGCAAGTGCCAAAGGCCTGTACCGTTGAGCACCGCTTCGGTGGTCGCGTATGGCAGCGGTGGTCACGCCACAACAACGCCTGGCGGCCAGGGATCGATGGTCTTCAGACTATGGTCGCACGCGTTCAAACTGCGTTGGCGGAGGCCCAAGCCTAA